A section of the Oenanthe melanoleuca isolate GR-GAL-2019-014 chromosome 6, OMel1.0, whole genome shotgun sequence genome encodes:
- the LOC130254974 gene encoding beta-microseminoprotein-like, producing MDKFLLVFGLILLFSRTLCVPTRCYLRPARKYGCLSDRNLYVFGAVWKNEDCFQCRCKMGAMTCCSLVVIPKKYDRVNCVGLFHKKSCSIRVVRKTNPEIACKVYNGVG from the exons ATGGAT aaattcTTGCTTGTTTTTGGCTTGATCCTTCTCTTCTCAAGAACTCTGTGTGTTCCTACTCGCTGTTACCTTAGACCAGCCAGAAAATATG GGTGCCTTTCAGACAGAAACCTCTATGTTTTCGGGGCGGTGTGGAAGAATGAAGATTGTTTCCAGTGCAGGTGTAAGATGGGTGCAATGACTTGCTGCAGCTT GGTTGTAATCCCCAAGAAGTATGATAGGGTGAACTGTGTTGGCCTGTTCCACAAGAAAAGCTGCTCCATTCGAGTGGTGAGGAAGACTAATCCTGAGATAGCTTGCAAAGTCTACAATGGAGTTGGATAA